In Desulfuromonas sp., the genomic stretch CGAAGTACAACTCACTTACGAAGAGCAGACAGGCTTGCACAATTTGACGATTTATGCGATTTTTACCCGATTGTTAAGCGACCAACAGCTGTTTTTCCAGAAAGCGGAAAGTTATGCGTATATTGATTGTCGGTGCCGGCCAGGTCGGCTATTTCCTCAGCGAGCGGCTCTCCCTCGAAGGACACGAGGTAACGCTCATCGACCGCAGTGACGAAAATCTGCGCCGGGCCGAGGACCGTCTGAACGTTCTCGGTATTGCCGGAAACGGCGCCAGCGCCGAGACCCTCGAGCAGGCCGGAATCAGCGACACGGATATTTTCATTGCCGTCACCGATTTCGATGAAGTCAACATTCTCGCCTGCCTCCTGGCACGTGAATACGATGTCAAAACCCGGGTCGCCAGAGTCAAAAGCATCGAATATACCGGCGCGGGGGCGATCCTGTCGAAAGAGAAGCTCGGCATCGATCTGCTGATCAACCCGAACGACGCAGTTGCCGATGAAATCGTCAAAATCGCCTGCCGCACCGGCGCATTTGATGTTGCTGAATTCGTCGAAGGCCAGGTCCAGTTCCTCGGCTATCGGATCGAAGAAAACTCGCCGATCTGCAACCTGACCTTGCGCGAACTCGGCGAGATCCGCGGCATCTACCGCTTTGTCATCACCGCCATCACCCGCAACGGCAAAACCCTCATTCCGCGTGGCGACGACACGATCCAGGCCGGCGACTCGATTTTCATATTCGCGCACACCCAGGACCTGCCTTCGATACAGTACATGCTGCAGCAGGACACCAGTGCCAAGAAACAACAACGCCAGCGCGCCTTCATTCTCGGCGGCGGGCATATCGGATTACGGATCGCCAAGCAACTTGAAGAAGAGCGTTTCGAAGTGCGCCTTATTGAGCGCGACGAAGAACGATGCGAAATACTCTCGGCCAAACTGGCCAAGGGGATGGTCATTCACGCTGACGGCACCGACATCAGAA encodes the following:
- a CDS encoding Trk system potassium transporter TrkA, which translates into the protein MRILIVGAGQVGYFLSERLSLEGHEVTLIDRSDENLRRAEDRLNVLGIAGNGASAETLEQAGISDTDIFIAVTDFDEVNILACLLAREYDVKTRVARVKSIEYTGAGAILSKEKLGIDLLINPNDAVADEIVKIACRTGAFDVAEFVEGQVQFLGYRIEENSPICNLTLRELGEIRGIYRFVITAITRNGKTLIPRGDDTIQAGDSIFIFAHTQDLPSIQYMLQQDTSAKKQQRQRAFILGGGHIGLRIAKQLEEERFEVRLIERDEERCEILSAKLAKGMVIHADGTDIRTLVEEGIEVADIFIATTDSDETNILSSLLARQHGAERTLALVSSPEMLGLAPTLGIDACVSPRISAASAILKYVRRGEIISITAIEGSNAEAMEIELKKESKNLGIPLHDLVFPENAIIGAIVRGETYQIPDGESTLEAGDRVVVFALPEALVKVERFFE